The Thunnus thynnus chromosome 1, fThuThy2.1, whole genome shotgun sequence nucleotide sequence TTATTCACTTGCCTTTTAGCCTCTTCTTTGTTCTCCACcaagtgctaaaaaaaaaatctttggcCCTTGAGCAAAACGCTTGTTTTTCTTCACAAATTTATTTCTACACTCCAGCTGTTTGAGCTTGTTTGCTTTAAACCAAAATGGTTTGGCCAAAGGAGGCTGAAAGCTACCAAGAACCACAAAATTGTCATAAATCTCAGTGGGTTTGGGACAACAATCAAGCCTTGccttcacattacacattacagtAATATGgtttaatgttaatattaaaaatatactgtatcttaaTGAAGCATAAAAGATGCCAAAGGTTTGTTGACCTGTAAGAGATAGAGAAAAAAAGGCCAGTGTttaaaagagaggaggaaaacaagTTGCAGCACTACAAGTAATAAATAGTGTACCACATTTGCTGCTACATCAACTGCAGTAGGCTAAGAGCCTGCTTTGATTGGCCTAGTTTCTCAGATTTCTAGAAAAGTCATCTCTGGAGTCATGAAAATATGTGGAGGCTTAACAGTCAATTCCACATGGATTACTTGGTGTTACTTGGTGAGAAGCACAGTGTTAGGATTTTGACAGTCATTTGACTTAAGTTGTCAAGGGAGATGCCAGTAACAAGATGGGCATGGAGAAAAGTCtggcatgtgtatgtgtgtgtgtgtgtggagggagggagggagggagggagggggtgggaTTTGGATTGTTATCTACACATACCTCAAATCAGTTCTCAATCATGAGTTGTTTGTGACAACTTTGCAGCCATCATGTGGTTTATAGCATTGACCCATGCTATGTACATGTccctaaaaaaataaacaataaataaatagatacatTCACGCCTCCAATACAAATGATGATCAAACTGAAGGAAATACGAATATCCGATTCATTCTTTGGGAATGTTTGCCATTTAGCAGGCTGCGTTGTGACTGTTGATAACCATTAACAGGATATCAGTGATGCATATTGTGCACCAGTAACACTCAGGCTCCTAAGAGACACTGTCTCTGTCTGGGAAAAGAATTTTAATTAAGTACATTATGACAAATTACTACAAAACAATAGCTAGTAGTAACACATTCATTTCAGCACACAGTTGAGCCcttaatggttttttttttctaaaaacagcagcacaggcAGTGGCTAAGCATGAACAGATAGCATAATTCAATTGCCTGGTACAAATAGGAAACGCATAACTTTAGCTCCTCCGTGTCTGATACAATATGGCAGGAAGGAAGGGTTGCTCACATGACTTTATTGACCACCATCTGCATGTGACTTTGACttttgagagtaaaaaaaaaaaaaaaaaaatcaatacagaaacatgaaaaatcttcgtGGCTTGCTGCAAATCCATATGGATGGGACATCCATATAGATTATTTACACTGGAAACACGGCAGGGAGCAGTGTGTAGTCTCGTGCTTATCAGTATGATTGACACTCTACAGCTGAGAATGCATGATGTTTTTATGCAGTGACTTTGATCTGCCTaaattatctattaatctgtcagtttttttctggattaatcgattagttgtttggtctgtaaaatgtccgaAGGTCGTGACGTCTTTAGCTGTCTTCTTTTGTGTGGACCAACATTTCACAAcccaagatattcagtttactgtcatagaagaaaaaaaaacaaataatctacccatttgagaagctggataCAGAgaattttgatatatttttcttaaaaaacagctcaaaatgattaatcatcatcaaaatgttCTGTCAACAGGCTAGTTGATTGATCATTGCAGCTTTAGATCAGGAGTGGAAGGACGGTTTTGGTGAATGTTCTCACTGACAAGTGAAAATTAAGTCAATGTTTTGACGATGAAGAAGACgaagataaatgtgtgtgtacacttaggtttattttgttttgcagtcCAAAATTTAGTAAATGTTTGTTGTGATTAGGGCCAACAACAGAATCTGTATGTCGGAGAACAACTAAAGGAACATAAGGAGTCAGTTATGTGTGCAGTGCAGATAATCACCCAACCCTTATCTGAATATATTATGGTCTTCCTCTCAGAACGATGGGGTTTGGGTCTTTAAGTGAACTATCAGTTAATCAGAGTGATTCTTCTGCCTGAGCTATTTCTGGCCGTGTGAGCAGGGAAGCTTGCCTCTGGTGAAACACAGTAGATTAACTTGAATTTCACCACATTATCCTATCATTTACAAGAGCaggtggggtttttttcctccttttctttcgcagtgatcattttctgttgtCTTCTGCGTCTGTGAACCCATCAGATTACTAGAAAGTTttgtcatttgtatttttagtttCGCTAATTAATTTCGGGACAGTTTTATTGATATGACAGTGTGACACTGCACATAACAGATGTCAGTTTTTCCTCAAGCCAAGAAAAGGCGTTATGACAACTGCCATCTAAAAATGAACTTTTGGTTGAAATAGACTGCAAAGagcttaaaagaaaaacatttccatGAACAAGATGCCAATGTAAGCACAAGATTTAGAAGCATTTAATACACTTTAGAAGTAATAACCAGAAAAATACAACCAACCACAAACTCGTCTGTTGTCTTGTACATATAAGGAGgtcattttctatatttatttcacaaaattgtcctcattttcttccctctcttccacCCAGGTGTTCCACTGTCCACTCAGTGGGGTCCTCAGGGCTACTTCTACGCCATCCAGATTGCCCAGTACGGCTTAAGCCACTACAGCAAAAACCTGACTGAGCGCCCACCCCACGTGGAGGTCTACGATACAGCCGAAGAGAGAGATAGCCGGGCCAGCACAGCGCCCTGGAGTGTGCCGAAAGGTTGCGGTCTCAGCCGTGTCCACGACAAGACCCGTGCTACCTCCGTGCGTCAGTTCAGTGCTTCAGGTACGTATGAGCCATCCGTGAGCCCAGATGGCCTCAGGGCAAGGAGCTTATCTCCTGTTAACTGTGGCTGTAGGAGGCTCGATATGTAACTACACCCTCAGGACAGGATAATAGTCTGCGATGAGTCACTGCCACAGTGTTAGAATACCGGCACTCTGTGTTGGTTGACAGCGGACTCAACACGTTATGACAGATTCcgaaaaaatgatgatgaaagaaCCAGCAGACATCGCACATTTCTTCCTATTTTATTCACTTAGTCAGACATTGTCACAGTCATGCCATGTTAATGTATTGTGTAGATTCCCACGTGATGCTAAAGACAGGAACACATGCAGTCGGCATTGATTTGACTGCAGACTTCTCCTCTTTAGCCAGAGAACATGAATATCACTGTTTGGAATGACTGTTGTCTGCAAACGTTATCAGCAGTAGCCAATTAACCTTAATCCTGTTTGTTGGTCAAAGGACAAAATAAAGCCCCACAggctgttgtctgtctgttctAATGAAAGCTAGatgactgttgtttgtttgttgatcaGAGAGACCGACAGAATGGCGGCTCTCCTCAGTGAAACAATGTGCGTGATCATGTCAGATAAGTAGTCAAGATAAATTACCAACAGCTGATGGATAGAGATCAGTCATCAGAATCTAACGGTCAAACTTTAAAGGATACGGCTGATTGTCAATCCCATGAAAatatcaaaaccaacaatgtgttagtccatctctcaatactttctttCTTCCCTACCCCGACTGTGTCAATCTGCCCCAAGTCCGTTTGTCTCTACTGAAGacataattataaaaaaatggACTCAAAGCTTGAAGAATGTgctttcacatttaaaataagCTAAATAATTAGCAAATgatactcaaacaggagtaaatggTGTTGGTGCTAGCTATTTATGACAGCAGGACAGTGTGGGATCCACTCAGATTAAACTACGATACTACAGTTCATTGTAATGAATGAACATGTCAGCGTGTGCTCTACGCTATAAAGGAATAAGCTACTGTATATCAGCTTTGGCTACACTTGCCAATGCTTATTAGTAGGATCAATTAATTGTCAATTTTAGTCTTAAAATAGTATTCATTAgcagtaagaaaaacacagactATCACCAAGTTAATCTTTTAAGCATATCATGTTAATcgtatttatattttaagcttATCAGTTTAGTAGCTCTCCAGGATTCGAGGCTTTGAAGCGACTCGTCCTGTCAGTCTGtaaagctaatgttagctctgAATGCTACAGTGGAGAGCACTTGGTCGTGTCATTTAGTGGTCGTCAGTCAGATATTATTAGCTTTAACATTGTCAGAAGTGATTTAGAAGAAGTGAAAGGTTAGACAAACCGTGTACTGTCATTTTAATCACCCTTTCTACAGTTAAGAATTCAATCCGATAACATGATAGAATAATTTAAGATGTGAAGGTCTCTGATGAGACAATGACCtgtaaactttttatttttaatttttagagGTATTTAGTGAGATGTGAGCATTGAAAATCTTTGCTAGTTGATGAATTGTCCCCACATTATAAATCATATATCATAAGTGCGTAATTAATATGccttcagaaaaaaagagagcttcACCACTTATAATAACACTGACTGAAGGATGTCACTGTCCTTGGTGTGATTTTGCTTTGCTTCAACTCCAAGGactcttaatttaatttacctCAGTCACATTGCATCAAGGACTCATATGAGGACAGTCTGCTCCAACCTCCCTCAGACACTACAGTCCATTATTATGTGCAGCCTTCTCCCTTATGCATCTGAAAATGGATCTATAAGCAGAGAAAATATCTCTCGTCTCCCTCTTCGGTTCTGTTGTCCTTTTTCGTTGTGTCCCAAATAGAATTTTATCCAGTGCTAcaaaatgctgcttttctttttctcatgtGATAGcaatttagatattttttaaaagacgCAGTTTTAAGACGTGACCtataaacaatgaatcaattcaTCAAGATAATAAGCGGCAGattaactgatgatgaaaaaaatcctTATAGAAGAGGATCAGCGTAAAGTTTTGGCAGCAGGTTATGTTGCATACAAATTATATTACTTACATATTTGCATTAAATTCAGTTTTGGGTAATGTACAGATCGTGCGCTGTAGTGcttttttgttgtgaaatgtagGAGTGTCAGTACACACCTCTGTGTGGTTTGAATATctaaactataaataaaatctgactATTATAACAAAGATTGGAGATCTGGCCTAGTTTCAGAGCTGTAAAATGACCACGGCCATAAGATATTTTCAGAGTTATTTTTGGAATTGGGAGAAATCAAAATCTTTCACCCAGTGCTGACAGTGAGCTGTCTTTATTCTCCTCTGATCTCCTGCTGATATTTCCAGGgcgccctctctctctgtcctctgttgAGCTGCTCTCTCTACTGTaattttcttctcctcctcctaatTCTTCCACTTTCAACTTTTCATCATCAacaatttcttttcatttcatctctctatgcttttttttttttttttttgtctccctctcGACTCCTCGCTCACCTCGCCCTACAGCTCAACTCCCCATCATAGCTCTCTCCTTCCTTGacatcatcatgttttcatcatcactcCTCTCATCACCGACCCATCATCACCCACTCGGCCCTCCCTCGGCAGTCTTCATTCTCCAttaatcttcttcttctacccCCGGATTTCAGTCCGTCTTCCACCTCTAGGTACCCATTTCCACCCACTTGTCACCCCTCAGCCCTCTCGTACTAACTAAACATCGAGATTGTATTTGCTCTATCCGTTTATTCTGCTCTCTCATCAGAAAACTCATCTAAactttccttgttttcttttcccgctgtcagtttctctttctgtcctcgCCTCCTTCCACTTCTTTCTGTTTGGGTCTTTCATTTTTCCTCCTTACTGTATCTAGGGCGCCGGTGTTGAGCAGCCTCTCAAATCCTCTGACAAGTGGATCAATCGTCTGTCCCCTGATAATAACCCTCCATCTACCATCTGCACATTCCTGCACGAACGCTGTCCACTACAGAGAACCTTTATTTTCTGAATCCCCTTATGGTTGGTTGAAAGTGGAGAAATGTAGTTTGCATAAACTGATCCCTGTCAGAATTAGCAGAGTTTTCAGTGTATGTAGATGCAGTGGAGTAACAGCTGTCTAACCCTGTCTATAAAAAGTttttagtaataaaataataactatATTGTAAGCTATTATTTTACTACTATAGCTGCAACTATTAGCTGATTTATCTATTAAAGGACtggttcacaatttctcaagtctgttgtaaaacaacagtcaggaggccatatgaacactgaaacaggttttgcttgctgtaatcattccccctgttcatactgactgttCGAAGATGCCCTCCAAAAACTTACAATGTGCACAGAAGATGATTAAATGAATCAAACAAGATGAGCAGGAGACACACAGACCACTACTCAACAAGGCACTTTTCAGCTTTTCGCCGAGGGAGAAGACCACTACTAATATAAAACATGGGGAAAAGTGTAAAAAGAGAACATAAAAGATTATTCCTGTACCTGTGTGGAAGTTTTGTCAAAAGAAATCTGCAactattataataattaatttaatgatttaatgtttttttaagcaaaaaagtAATCTGGAGATGTCACCTTAGgctttgaaaaactgtgattggtgtttttcactattttttttttttttgacattttatagacaaaaagatGAATTGAGAAAGTAATCAGTAGATTAGTCTGTAATCTATTGGGCAGCTGAGACTCACTAATCACTGGGTTGGCAGTTCAATCTCCTGTTCCTCTTGTctacatgtcaaagtgtccttgagcaagatactgaacctcaaattgctcccaatggtcaggttggcaccttgcatggtatTTTCTCTGCCACTAGTGTGTGATTGAACGGGTAAATGAGCGGCAAATTGTAAAGAGCTGTGGATAAAAGCGccatataaatgcagccatttaccatttaatcaattatggaaataatcattagtgTCAGCCCTGTTTACAACATTGAATCAAAGCAGAtttaatgcagctttttttGGCACCGATCAAAAGAAAAAGTCCCGTTAacatcaaagtgaaaacagatctcCGGTGGCTGAGCCAGGGTCCAGATTTTAATCTGAATTTGTGGCTGGACTTGAAAAAGCCTGTTGACTCTCAATCCCCATACAACCTGTCAGAGATTGAGCAGTTTTGCAGAGAAGAACAGAAGGAAAATAGCAGTCTCCATATGTACAAAGCTGATAAGAGACAGACTCAAGGCTGCAAATCCTGCCAAAGGTACATTTACTAAATACTGACTGAGAGGGGGTGAATACTTATACAAAAATGTGGATTGCATTCTGTATTTGGAATTAATTTAGATTGGGCTGcaactagtgattattttcttgattaatcagttaatccttttgtctataaaatgtcagaaaatagctAAAAATGGATGTTATACTTTACCTGAGATGTTAgatatctttttttgtctgaccaacagtccaaaacccaaagataatcagtgtaaagacaaaaaatagcatttcagaagctgaaaccagtaaaaaaaaaaagacaaactattAATTAATGATCATAATAGTTGCTGATTGACATTCTATCATTcgactaatctttgcagctttaaatttagatcactttgtagagatctattttcactttgacattaaaggATCTTTTTCCATTGATCAGTATTTAAAAAACCCCCACATCAAATCTACTTTGATTCGATGCTGtcagacaataaaacatgaaaagttccAAGGggatgaatatttttttataggCTCTATATGTCCTTTGTCTCCAGTCAGCGGAGAACGTGGATGAATAACCACATGTGGGTTGACTGATGTCGCTTAGATCTTCGTATCTGCACATCTGCGCAACACATACATGTGTTTACAAGTGTTGctctcacactctcactcaTGTATACAAGTGTGGATTTACGCTGACATATTTCTAGCCGCGTGTCATCCATGTCTCATGCCTCATTGCTAAACAgccagagagcagagcagagcagagctgaaGAGGTGGAATCTCGTCTATATTCCCTGCCCATCCTTTATTGATGGCAGAGTAATCACGGGGCCAGAGTACAAATCCACTTACTCTCTGCATTGCCTTAAGTAATGGATTTATGAGTGCATTAAAGAGCCGTAGTCATCCAGAGGCCCCTGCCAGACTGGCTCTCTCCTTCATTCTCCTCCTGATCGACTGTCTTTGTGTCTCCGTCGGCTTCGTCTACTTTTGCTTTCCCGGCTCATGTCATGTGAGATCTCTGTGTCTCTGATTCTTAATTGTCTTCTCACCATTGGCTCATTTTCACTCTCTTCCCTCTCAGACTGGCTTTAAGGGCTCTTGTGCGACCCATCATTCCATTACCCTCCTACactctttcctctcttcatcCTTTGGGGAGCCGTGATTAGGAAAGGTTTATTGGGgagttttttttcactgtgcaGACCAAGTAACAAGGCCAAAGGAGAGATTATTCCAGAAGCTGTTGGCGCTTTAGGGAGTTGAAATGAATTCAGAACAGAAGTGCCTGAACTGAGCTGGCACTGAGTTGATGCAGTGCAGGAGGAGTGGTGGCAGTGTGGAAACTGAATATCATCTCAGCTGGTGTCTTTGAGATTTGCCGGGAAGAAAATGCGGAGATGCAAATAGAAAAGTTTCTGCAGTGCATCAGCTTCTTATTTCACTCTCTTCCATCTTGCTGCTGTTCTTCTCCCCCGATCTCTCCTTCTCTATTCCCTCGCTTCTGTCCTCCTCCTAATTAAGCTCAGTGTGCAGTGACacatctgtactgtacatctcaTGAGaggcttgtctgtgtgtgtgtgtctctcatatacacacacacacacacacacacacacacacacacagagcgagGCGCTTCACAcatgtaataaaaatacaagaCCCCTGGTAATAAAAGATATGGCTTTGACCGTAGAATTTTTTTAAAGTCGTCTGACTGTTCTTGATCATTTAAGAATGTGACTACAGAGTGAATCTTGGGAACATGAGTAAAAAGTTGAGCTATCATAGAAACACACATCAAAGCATACTGTCTTAAGGGAGACAGACGCACTTTAAAAAGGCTTCCAGTCAATGTGCTAAAAATAATCCAATGTCGTCCAATATTCATCAGAAGTTTTTGGAATCAGTCAAATGAGGTTTTCTTCTGACCTTGTGCACCTGAAGAAACGCTacaaactttctttttcttctgcagTCCAggttttttatatgtatttttaacatcTTCCCCGTTTATCTGCGCCCACCCCCCCAATCACCTCCACAGAGTCCTCAGAAGGCGTGTCCCTGCAGCTGGGTAACTCCAAAGACTTCATCCTCAGCTTGGACATCAAGTTCATCGCCAACGGCAGTGTGTCTGTGGTCCTCGAGACCACGGAGAAAGGGCCGCCCTTCACCATCCACTACGTGACCAGCACGCAGCTCATCGCCTTCAAAGATCGTGAAATCACCTACGGCATCGGGCAGCGAACCGCTTGGAGCACTCTGACCCGCGACCTGCTCACCGACCTCAGGAAGGGCGTCGGACTGTCCAACACCAAGGCCGTGAAGGCCACAAAGGTTGATTAATTGGTTGATTTGAATATGCTATGATCTGTACTAAAATATTCAAAACCACATGTAGGTAAAATGTTAAACTTCTGCTTGTTTGTCCGATTGAggcaaatcttttttttttttaggttttactaaaaaaaaatttaaatgctcTATGTATATCTCAATTCTCAGGagttttataaaaatgtaacttatgaTCTATTAAGACATTAGAGTTTAAAAGCAGATTATCAAATTATGAGAACTTGGACACTAAATAATTACTTGGGGAGATTATTAACAACATCACAGCCctgatttcagtttttaattgtCTTGTCTGCATTCGCGTTTGATTTCTCTCTCAGATCATGCCCAGACGGGTGGTGCGATTAGTCCTACACGGACGTGGCTTTGTTGACAACGTCACCATCTCCACCACTGCCCACATGGCCGCCTTCTTCGCCGCCAGCGACTGGCTGCTGCGCAACCAGGATGAGCGTGGCGGCTGGCCCATCATGGTTACACGTAAACTGGGTGAAGGCTTCCGGCCTCTGGAGCCCGGCTGGTACTCAGCCATGGCCCAGGGCCAGGCCATGTCCACCCTGGTGAGAGCCTACCTCCTCACTAAGGACCAGGCTTACCTCAACGCTGCCCTCAAGGCAGTTGGACCCTACAAGGTGCCTTCAGCGCAGCACGGGGTCAAAGCTGTGTTCATGAACAAATACGACTGGTATGAAGAATACCCCACCACGCCCAGCTCCTTTGTCCTCAACGGCTTCATCTACTCCCTGCTGGGACTCTACGATTTGACTGAGACAGCTGGCGAGAAGCTTGGCAGGGAGGCCGGGCAGCTGTTCAGCCGTGGCATGGAGTCACTGAAGGCTATGCTGCCGCTCTTTGACACTGGGTCTGGGAGCATCTATGACCTACGCCACTTCATGCTGGGCACTGCGCCCAACCTGGCACGCTGGGACTATCACACCACACATATTAACCAGCTACAGCTGCTGGCATCCATAGACAACGCCCCCATCTTCAAGGATGTGGTGAAGCGCtggaaaaattacttaaaaggGATTCGTGCCAAGCACAACTAGACAAACTGTAACCCAGATATAGTATAGAGCTGAGATGATGACTGAAAAGAGGTTGAGtatagtgtatgtgtgagaaTTGAATGAATGATTTGAATGTGAGAAGGAGGCTCATATCGTGCGTCCCAGTTTTGGTCGAGGTTCATAATCTAAAGGATGAGTTCAGTCAGCTGCAGCTCTCAAAGTTTCTCGTGTGCTCTGTTGcaggttttatattttctgcaaCATCGATTGTagctctcctctcttcttttttttccttgagcTAGTGTTTGTAATTATGCACAGACCTAGtttcagagtgtgtgttttttttttgtgttcaggAAGAACGTGTGCGGATGTGttgtttaaaataacaatatatgaTGTTAGAGAAAGATGAAACTGCTTGAATAGTTTAAACAGAATCACATGTTTCCGACATTCTTTGATGCATCCACCACAAGTCTCTTCTGCAGTCGtatttttttaccatttcatCCCAGATTTACAAAGTTTATTGAAgcaaataaactgtaaataacagaatatattataaattatttgGAGGAGGGTGTCggcaaaaaaacccaataatcttatcaatataaaatacttcaacattttggattttataacagtttttttcaaatgtcataGCCTTAAAAACTCTAAGAAGTTTTATATcagtatgttatgtttttttagtAGATCATGTTTAAGCTGTTAGATGAGAGAAAATCATTTGGTCGTCTTTACAGAAAGGCCGAGGAGCCGAATGCTCTACGCTTATAAACTGGTggatttaatttcttttctgttgtCCGTTCTCATGAAATACAGatatataataacaaataattttaatcaGTTGAGATATGTTGACACTTCAGGTAGCTTAactcattttaaatcatttttccatTGACATAAATATAAGAAGTATTATACTTTACCTGTCAGGCTGCTTGAAATCAGctcagaggaaccaaaccactatGTTTGATTTAATGGTTAAACCAGTTCCACTACCAGCTAGACTACCTGGGTCCTTCCCATAATTCTACTGTGCTTAGCTTACACTAACTGGCCAAGGGTGCTGGCCAAGAGTGCATTGTCATGTGACTTGCACTGGGACCAGGTTGTGCTTCAGCTGAAGTGTTGCAGACTGCAGGTAGCATGCTGCCACAACATTAGTGGTCCTCATCAGTCCTAAAACAATCCTAATTAATAATTTAGCCTGATTAGCTGCCAGTGCTGAGGTGCTGTTATAAAATACTTTAAGATGAGATGCTTTTTGTGCATATGCCATCGCAGAAGGAATACTTAGTTCTGCATCACTTTGAGTTCAGCTCAGTTAGTGAAACATGTGTCTGCCACTCCGGAGATCCTGGGTTGTGAT carries:
- the glceb gene encoding D-glucuronyl C5-epimerase B: MRCLAARVNYKTLIVICALFTLITVLLWNRCSSDTSLHFLPRAAFVAPSPKVGDASISSQQHPPQPPEPPPVVGVVNGLKYEEIDCLINDESTVKGRREGGEIYLPFSWMEKYFEVYGKVVQYDGYDRFEFQHSYSKVYAQREPYHPDGVFMSFEGYNVEVRDRVKCISGVEGVPLSTQWGPQGYFYAIQIAQYGLSHYSKNLTERPPHVEVYDTAEERDSRASTAPWSVPKGCGLSRVHDKTRATSVRQFSASESSEGVSLQLGNSKDFILSLDIKFIANGSVSVVLETTEKGPPFTIHYVTSTQLIAFKDREITYGIGQRTAWSTLTRDLLTDLRKGVGLSNTKAVKATKIMPRRVVRLVLHGRGFVDNVTISTTAHMAAFFAASDWLLRNQDERGGWPIMVTRKLGEGFRPLEPGWYSAMAQGQAMSTLVRAYLLTKDQAYLNAALKAVGPYKVPSAQHGVKAVFMNKYDWYEEYPTTPSSFVLNGFIYSLLGLYDLTETAGEKLGREAGQLFSRGMESLKAMLPLFDTGSGSIYDLRHFMLGTAPNLARWDYHTTHINQLQLLASIDNAPIFKDVVKRWKNYLKGIRAKHN